The DNA window CTTAGTTAGATCAACGGCCGAAATCTCTTTATTGATCAGCTTATCGTGCAGGCTGGTTAAATTTTCATTAAAAAAATCAGTCATCTCAGCTCTCCTCATCGATAATCGCCGGCACTTTGATTTGACCATCTTGTGTCTCAGGTGCATTTGCTAGTAAAGCCGCCTTTTGACCAGATTTGACCGCAATATCGTCTCTTAGAACATTGATATTATTAGAAACAGTATAAGTTGGTTCAACGCCATCGGTATCAACCTCATTTAATGTTTCAACTAAATCCAAGATATTAGCTAATTGACCAGTTAAAAGATCTAATTGCTGATCGTTAAAATGTAATTTCGCAAGCTGCGCAACATGAGCTGCATCTTCTCGTGGTAACGATTTTGACATAGTGCCTCCTTGCTAAAATTCTAACAGTTTGTCAGCTCGACAAAAAGAAAAAGCGGAATCAAATTCCGCTTACGACTTATCACATTTTATGTTTTACAAGACTTTTATAGCGAGAGTACCAGAGATCGACATAATCCTGGGAAAATGGACCGGCATGATCATTGATCATTTTGATCAAAATCTTTGTGTGTGCCTGCAATATTTCGTCAATTTCTGGCGGGTAATGCCAAAGCTGGCTATGGTCAACATATTCATCAGCATCCAAAAGGTGTTTTGTACCATTCGTCAAAACCTTGATGTCCAAATCATAATCAATATACTTTAGCGCCTCTTTGTCCATGACATATGGACTAGCAAGATTGCAATAGTAACTAACGCCATCTCCACGAATCATGGCAATAATATTAAACCAATATTTTTTATGAAAATATAATAATGCCGGTTCATGGGTCACCCAACGCCGACCATCATCTTCAGTCACGAGCGTGTGGTCATTTAAACCAATGATCGAATTCTCACTAGTCTTTAGAACCATTGTATCGCGCCAAGTCCGGTGTAAATGGCCGTCGTGCTTGTAACTTTTGATCGTGATAAAGTCGCCTTCTCGC is part of the Oenococcus sicerae genome and encodes:
- the gatC gene encoding Asp-tRNA(Asn)/Glu-tRNA(Gln) amidotransferase subunit GatC gives rise to the protein MSKSLPREDAAHVAQLAKLHFNDQQLDLLTGQLANILDLVETLNEVDTDGVEPTYTVSNNINVLRDDIAVKSGQKAALLANAPETQDGQIKVPAIIDEES
- a CDS encoding DUF402 domain-containing protein, with the translated sequence MAKDAARNPREGDFITIKSYKHDGHLHRTWRDTMVLKTSENSIIGLNDHTLVTEDDGRRWVTHEPALLYFHKKYWFNIIAMIRGDGVSYYCNLASPYVMDKEALKYIDYDLDIKVLTNGTKHLLDADEYVDHSQLWHYPPEIDEILQAHTKILIKMINDHAGPFSQDYVDLWYSRYKSLVKHKM